In Eleginops maclovinus isolate JMC-PN-2008 ecotype Puerto Natales chromosome 10, JC_Emac_rtc_rv5, whole genome shotgun sequence, the following proteins share a genomic window:
- the LOC134870722 gene encoding alpha-N-acetylgalactosaminide alpha-2,6-sialyltransferase 1-like isoform X1 — protein MAEKIARLFYLILLLSAGFLLLYFPSEYSLSKIRWPSFSVKIRHRAQELLVDFGAEKGNSTSPTVFTQTTKHPDYTNKKKVTEIKNDQMGPTRGAVAETPMPVLLKSSYKKLPEWDFEDIYNQDAPPRQTTCAKSLRNSEDENFKKNFLPNIRLYMHKDSVNMSEWNRLSHFNNPFGFMGFKHDDVMTSVKLIPKPKEPLLLLRKPGADGCVSCAVVACGGILNGSKKGEEIDAHDYVFRMNGAITKGYEEDVGSRTSVYVHTAHSITSSQYLLKIYGYKNVPNDEGIKHVIIPEGMRDFNWLEGLLKGERISDGPYKNRRPRTYYAGQYNETRFYVLHQDFLRYVRNRFLKSRGLLSSHWAIVRPTNGAFTLFLALHTCDTVSAYGFMTDDYKEYSNYYYQKIKKSVVFYANHDYILEKNLWKNLHDSNILKLYQRTKLTQEPGKENKL, from the exons ATGGCTGAAAAAATCGCaaggcttttttatttaatacttctGCTCTCAGCTGGCTTTTTACTATTGTATTTTCCATCGGAATATTCACTGAGCAAAATCAG ATGGCCATCTTTCTCAGTAAAAATAAGACACAGAGCTCAAGAATTGTTGGTTGACTTTGGAGCTGAAAAGGGAAACTCCACTTCACCTACTGTGTTTacacagacaacaaaacatcCTGATtacaccaacaaaaaaaaggtgacagagataaaaaatgatcaaatggGACCTACCCGAGGCGCTGTGGCTGAGACTCCCATGCCCGTCCTCCTCAAAAGCTCCTACAAGAAGCTTCCTGAGTGGGATTTTGAGGATATTTATAACCAGGATGCTCCACCCAGACAGACA ACGTGTGCCAAGTCTCTGCGAAACTCTGAGGATGAGAACTTTAAGAAGAATTTCCTTCCCAACATACGCTTGTATATGCACAAAGACAGCGTCAACATGAGCGAGTGGAACCGACTTTCACATTTTAACAATCCCTTTGGTTTTATGGGGTTTAAGCATGATG atgTAATGACTTCAGTGAAGCTGATCCCAAAGCCCAAAGAGCCACTCCTCCTCCTTCGAAAGCCAGGTGCAGACGGGTGTGTGTCCTGTGCTGTGGTAGCTTGTGGGGGAATACTCAATGGCTCAAAAAAGGGAGAAGAGATCGATGCTCATGATTACGTTTTCCG GATGAACGGCGCTATCACCAAAGGTTACGAGGAAGACGTGGGAAGCAGAACATCAGTGTACGTTCACACGGCCCACTCCATCACTTCGTCCCAATATTTGTTGAAGATTTATGGATACAAAAATGTCCCTAATGATGAG GGCATAAAACATGTGATTATTCCTGAAGGGATGAGGGATTTCAACTGGCTCGAGGGTCTTCTCAAAGGAGAAAGGATCAGTGATGGCCCATATAAAAACAGGAG GCCACGGACGTACTATGCAGGGCAGTACAATGAGACGCGCTTCTACGTTCTTCACCAGGATTTCCTCAGATACGTGAGAAACAG GTTCTTAAAGTCTCGTGGTCTGCTTTCTTCACACTGGGCGATAGTCAGACCGACCAATGGGGCATTCACTCTCTTCCTAGCTCTGCACACCTGCGACACT GTGAGTGCATATGGATTCATGACTGACGACTACAAGGAATACTCCAACTACTACTATCAGAAGATCAAGAAAAGTGTGGTTTTCTATGCCAACCACGACTATATCTTGGAGAAAAATCTGTGGAAAAACCTTCACGATAGCAACATCCTTAAGCTATATCAAAGAACAAAATTAACCCAAGAGccaggaaaggaaaataaactcTGA
- the LOC134870722 gene encoding alpha-N-acetylgalactosaminide alpha-2,6-sialyltransferase 1-like isoform X2, with the protein MHKDSVNMSEWNRLSHFNNPFGFMGFKHDDVMTSVKLIPKPKEPLLLLRKPGADGCVSCAVVACGGILNGSKKGEEIDAHDYVFRMNGAITKGYEEDVGSRTSVYVHTAHSITSSQYLLKIYGYKNVPNDEGIKHVIIPEGMRDFNWLEGLLKGERISDGPYKNRRPRTYYAGQYNETRFYVLHQDFLRYVRNRFLKSRGLLSSHWAIVRPTNGAFTLFLALHTCDTVSAYGFMTDDYKEYSNYYYQKIKKSVVFYANHDYILEKNLWKNLHDSNILKLYQRTKLTQEPGKENKL; encoded by the exons ATGCACAAAGACAGCGTCAACATGAGCGAGTGGAACCGACTTTCACATTTTAACAATCCCTTTGGTTTTATGGGGTTTAAGCATGATG atgTAATGACTTCAGTGAAGCTGATCCCAAAGCCCAAAGAGCCACTCCTCCTCCTTCGAAAGCCAGGTGCAGACGGGTGTGTGTCCTGTGCTGTGGTAGCTTGTGGGGGAATACTCAATGGCTCAAAAAAGGGAGAAGAGATCGATGCTCATGATTACGTTTTCCG GATGAACGGCGCTATCACCAAAGGTTACGAGGAAGACGTGGGAAGCAGAACATCAGTGTACGTTCACACGGCCCACTCCATCACTTCGTCCCAATATTTGTTGAAGATTTATGGATACAAAAATGTCCCTAATGATGAG GGCATAAAACATGTGATTATTCCTGAAGGGATGAGGGATTTCAACTGGCTCGAGGGTCTTCTCAAAGGAGAAAGGATCAGTGATGGCCCATATAAAAACAGGAG GCCACGGACGTACTATGCAGGGCAGTACAATGAGACGCGCTTCTACGTTCTTCACCAGGATTTCCTCAGATACGTGAGAAACAG GTTCTTAAAGTCTCGTGGTCTGCTTTCTTCACACTGGGCGATAGTCAGACCGACCAATGGGGCATTCACTCTCTTCCTAGCTCTGCACACCTGCGACACT GTGAGTGCATATGGATTCATGACTGACGACTACAAGGAATACTCCAACTACTACTATCAGAAGATCAAGAAAAGTGTGGTTTTCTATGCCAACCACGACTATATCTTGGAGAAAAATCTGTGGAAAAACCTTCACGATAGCAACATCCTTAAGCTATATCAAAGAACAAAATTAACCCAAGAGccaggaaaggaaaataaactcTGA
- the LOC134870723 gene encoding matrix-remodeling-associated protein 7-like isoform X3: MDLTFVISAVIFTLLAIVVATSLFSGSSPTVDFASYFGHSAAGGLDEAGPQQNGHLPDNKKKKAADDWCEISGSSHDHWDVVKSVLSEEAHPHPLSEEVATPVKHSSTTSLSLPSSGCRHQSLETEEATESPGIDDNEDKNDSLKYVPGKARSHHLQMMMSSEELEEEQRVQREQLAAIFKLLKDNQETFGEVSDGDMEEQLRLYSI, encoded by the exons ATGGATCTAACTTTTGTAATATCCGCTGTTATCTTCACGCTGCTCGCTATTGTAGTCGCTACGTCTTTATTTAGCGGCTCATCGCCTACCGTCGACTTTGCGAGTTATTTCGGACACAGTGCTGCCGGAGGATTAGATGAAGCGGGGCCGCAGCAGAACGGCCATCTGCCGGacaataagaagaagaaggctGCGGACGACTGGTGTGAGATCAGCGGCAGCTCGCATGATCACTGGGATGTAGTGAAGTCTGTGCTTTCA GAGGAGGCACATCCCCACCCTCTCTCAGAAGAAGTGGCAACACCAGTTAAGCACTCCTCCACAACCAGCCTGTCCTTGCCCAGTTCTGGGTGTAGACACCAGAGCTTAGAG ACTGAAGAAGCCACAGAGAGCCCGGGGATAGACG ATAACGAGGACAAAAACGATTCCTTGAAGTACGTCCCTGGAAAGGCACGATCTCACCACTTGCAGATGATGATGTCTtcagaggagctggaggaggagcagag GGTGCAACGAGAGCAGCTGGCCGCCATCTTCAAGCTGCTGAAAGACAACCAGGAGACGTTTGGGGAGGTTTCAGATGGGGACATGGAGGAGCAGCTCAGACTATACTCTATCTGA
- the LOC134870723 gene encoding uncharacterized protein LOC134870723 isoform X1, with protein sequence MDLTFVISAVIFTLLAIVVATSLFSGSSPTVDFASYFGHSAAGGLDEAGPQQNGHLPDNKKKKAADDWCEISGSSHDHWDVVKSVLSEEAHPHPLSEEVATPVKHSSTTSLSLPSSGCRHQSLEVDSSSEASSRLCRRSYIGLSEKQLLKCAFSIPQTEEATESPGIDDNEDKNDSLKYVPGKARSHHLQMMMSSEELEEEQRVQREQLAAIFKLLKDNQETFGEVSDGDMEEQLRLYSI encoded by the exons ATGGATCTAACTTTTGTAATATCCGCTGTTATCTTCACGCTGCTCGCTATTGTAGTCGCTACGTCTTTATTTAGCGGCTCATCGCCTACCGTCGACTTTGCGAGTTATTTCGGACACAGTGCTGCCGGAGGATTAGATGAAGCGGGGCCGCAGCAGAACGGCCATCTGCCGGacaataagaagaagaaggctGCGGACGACTGGTGTGAGATCAGCGGCAGCTCGCATGATCACTGGGATGTAGTGAAGTCTGTGCTTTCA GAGGAGGCACATCCCCACCCTCTCTCAGAAGAAGTGGCAACACCAGTTAAGCACTCCTCCACAACCAGCCTGTCCTTGCCCAGTTCTGGGTGTAGACACCAGAGCTTAGAGGTAGACTCGTCGTCCGAGGCCTCGTCGAGGTTGTGTCGTAGGTCATACATTGGGCTCTCTGAAAAGCAACTCCTAAAGTGTGCTTTCTCAATCCCTCAGACTGAAGAAGCCACAGAGAGCCCGGGGATAGACG ATAACGAGGACAAAAACGATTCCTTGAAGTACGTCCCTGGAAAGGCACGATCTCACCACTTGCAGATGATGATGTCTtcagaggagctggaggaggagcagag GGTGCAACGAGAGCAGCTGGCCGCCATCTTCAAGCTGCTGAAAGACAACCAGGAGACGTTTGGGGAGGTTTCAGATGGGGACATGGAGGAGCAGCTCAGACTATACTCTATCTGA
- the LOC134870723 gene encoding matrix-remodeling-associated protein 7-like isoform X5, producing the protein MDLTFVISAVIFTLLAIVVATSLFSGSSPTVDFASYFGHSAAGGLDEAGPQQNGHLPDNKKKKAADDWCEISGSSHDHWDVVKSVLSTEEATESPGIDDNEDKNDSLKYVPGKARSHHLQMMMSSEELEEEQRVQREQLAAIFKLLKDNQETFGEVSDGDMEEQLRLYSI; encoded by the exons ATGGATCTAACTTTTGTAATATCCGCTGTTATCTTCACGCTGCTCGCTATTGTAGTCGCTACGTCTTTATTTAGCGGCTCATCGCCTACCGTCGACTTTGCGAGTTATTTCGGACACAGTGCTGCCGGAGGATTAGATGAAGCGGGGCCGCAGCAGAACGGCCATCTGCCGGacaataagaagaagaaggctGCGGACGACTGGTGTGAGATCAGCGGCAGCTCGCATGATCACTGGGATGTAGTGAAGTCTGTGCTTTCA ACTGAAGAAGCCACAGAGAGCCCGGGGATAGACG ATAACGAGGACAAAAACGATTCCTTGAAGTACGTCCCTGGAAAGGCACGATCTCACCACTTGCAGATGATGATGTCTtcagaggagctggaggaggagcagag GGTGCAACGAGAGCAGCTGGCCGCCATCTTCAAGCTGCTGAAAGACAACCAGGAGACGTTTGGGGAGGTTTCAGATGGGGACATGGAGGAGCAGCTCAGACTATACTCTATCTGA
- the LOC134870723 gene encoding uncharacterized protein LOC134870723 isoform X4, with the protein MDLTFVISAVIFTLLAIVVATSLFSGSSPTVDFASYFGHSAAGGLDEAGPQQNGHLPDNKKKKAADDWCEISGSSHDHWDVVKSVLSEEAHPHPLSEEVATPVKHSSTTSLSLPSSGCRHQSLETEEATESPGIDDNEDKNDSLKYVPGKARSHHLQMMMSSEELEEEQRIQSNTVCNCL; encoded by the exons ATGGATCTAACTTTTGTAATATCCGCTGTTATCTTCACGCTGCTCGCTATTGTAGTCGCTACGTCTTTATTTAGCGGCTCATCGCCTACCGTCGACTTTGCGAGTTATTTCGGACACAGTGCTGCCGGAGGATTAGATGAAGCGGGGCCGCAGCAGAACGGCCATCTGCCGGacaataagaagaagaaggctGCGGACGACTGGTGTGAGATCAGCGGCAGCTCGCATGATCACTGGGATGTAGTGAAGTCTGTGCTTTCA GAGGAGGCACATCCCCACCCTCTCTCAGAAGAAGTGGCAACACCAGTTAAGCACTCCTCCACAACCAGCCTGTCCTTGCCCAGTTCTGGGTGTAGACACCAGAGCTTAGAG ACTGAAGAAGCCACAGAGAGCCCGGGGATAGACG ATAACGAGGACAAAAACGATTCCTTGAAGTACGTCCCTGGAAAGGCACGATCTCACCACTTGCAGATGATGATGTCTtcagaggagctggaggaggagcagag GATACAGTCCAACACAGTCTGTAACTGTCTGTAG
- the LOC134870723 gene encoding uncharacterized protein LOC134870723 isoform X2: protein MDLTFVISAVIFTLLAIVVATSLFSGSSPTVDFASYFGHSAAGGLDEAGPQQNGHLPDNKKKKAADDWCEISGSSHDHWDVVKSVLSEEAHPHPLSEEVATPVKHSSTTSLSLPSSGCRHQSLEVDSSSEASSRLCRRSYIGLSEKQLLKCAFSIPQTEEATESPGIDDNEDKNDSLKYVPGKARSHHLQMMMSSEELEEEQRIQSNTVCNCL from the exons ATGGATCTAACTTTTGTAATATCCGCTGTTATCTTCACGCTGCTCGCTATTGTAGTCGCTACGTCTTTATTTAGCGGCTCATCGCCTACCGTCGACTTTGCGAGTTATTTCGGACACAGTGCTGCCGGAGGATTAGATGAAGCGGGGCCGCAGCAGAACGGCCATCTGCCGGacaataagaagaagaaggctGCGGACGACTGGTGTGAGATCAGCGGCAGCTCGCATGATCACTGGGATGTAGTGAAGTCTGTGCTTTCA GAGGAGGCACATCCCCACCCTCTCTCAGAAGAAGTGGCAACACCAGTTAAGCACTCCTCCACAACCAGCCTGTCCTTGCCCAGTTCTGGGTGTAGACACCAGAGCTTAGAGGTAGACTCGTCGTCCGAGGCCTCGTCGAGGTTGTGTCGTAGGTCATACATTGGGCTCTCTGAAAAGCAACTCCTAAAGTGTGCTTTCTCAATCCCTCAGACTGAAGAAGCCACAGAGAGCCCGGGGATAGACG ATAACGAGGACAAAAACGATTCCTTGAAGTACGTCCCTGGAAAGGCACGATCTCACCACTTGCAGATGATGATGTCTtcagaggagctggaggaggagcagag GATACAGTCCAACACAGTCTGTAACTGTCTGTAG
- the srsf2a gene encoding serine and arginine rich splicing factor 2a — protein MSYGRAPPDVEGMTSLKVDNLTYRTSPETLRRVFEKYGRVGDVYIPRDRYTKESRGFAFVRFLDKRDAEDAMDAMDGALLDGRELRVQMARYGRPPDSMYSRRGAPPRRYGGGYGGRRSRSASPRRRRRSRSRSRSRSRSRSRSRHHYSRSRSHSDSRSRSKSKSRTPRRSKTKSPSKSRSSRSRSRTPPSNRGSKSRSRSKSKSRPKSPEDNGAET, from the exons ATGAGCTACGGAAGGGCGCCGCCAGACGTTGAGGGGATGACCTCCCTGAAAGTGGACAACCTGACGTACCGTACTTCACCGGAGACTCTGCGCCGAGTTTTTGAGAAATACGGCCGCGTGGGAGATGTTTATATTCCCCGGGACAGGTACACCAAGGAGAGCCGCGGTTTCGCCTTCGTGCGATTCCTTGACAAGCGCGACGCAGAAGACGCCATGGATGCTATGGACGGCGCTCTGCTGGATGGGCGGGAGCTCCGGGTGCAGATGGCCCGCTACGGGAGACCTCCGGACTCCATGTACAGCCGGAGAGGGGCTCCTCCGCGAAGATACGGAGGGGGGTACGGCGGACGCAGGAG TCGTTCTGCCAGCCCTCGACGTCGCAGACGTAGCCGCAGCCGCTCCAGGAGCAGAAGCCGATCCCGATCCAGGAGCCGTCACCACTACAGCCGCTCTAGGTCTCACTCTGACTCCAGGTCAAGGTCTAAGTCCAAGTCCAGGACCCCCAGACGAAGCAAGACAAAATCTCCCTCCAAGTCCCGGTCCTCTAGGTCAAGGAGTCGAACCCCGCCTTCAAACAGGGGGTCCAAATCCAGGTCACGCTCCAAATCCAAGAGTAGGCCAAAATCTCCAGAAGACAACGGTGCAGAAACTTAA